One genomic window of Spirochaetales bacterium includes the following:
- a CDS encoding GNAT family N-acetyltransferase — MAQQIRRLKGKKDEDACSRLAQYCFPDEVGWTSRIFPITAEDEAWGLFKDGQLATATISRYYEAYIYGSLEKMSGISLVESHPHMRNQGLVRELLNHIIKEDVKRGMVFSTLRPFKFFFYEKFGYGYSGDTCFFSFSPDNIKELPVEGAMIRFEEKDSQLKDVWNVQDEWVKNYTFGITAKHISLKQMIDELNFRKQHLFLYYRDGTCRGYILLSLITAGQFEMNMQISKMAWTDQDAFRGLMTFIRTHKDQCKEARCVLPADIPLHLVFKNPRILQTVKADHMVRPLNIEYLLKLKLQDNPVKCGEFSFAIEDPIIPHNTGSYIIENNRVIKRSYEEENIIPLHIFSSLLFGSYSLQDAQLAGLIGDDFPENARLLFTKTGSIHLSEFF; from the coding sequence ATGGCTCAACAGATACGCCGTTTGAAAGGGAAAAAGGACGAAGACGCGTGCAGCAGACTCGCACAGTATTGTTTCCCCGATGAGGTGGGCTGGACTTCCCGTATTTTTCCCATAACCGCAGAGGACGAGGCATGGGGGCTTTTCAAGGACGGCCAGCTGGCAACGGCGACCATCTCCCGATACTATGAAGCATACATTTACGGTTCACTGGAAAAGATGTCGGGTATTTCCCTGGTTGAGTCCCATCCGCACATGAGAAATCAGGGTCTCGTCCGTGAACTCCTCAATCACATCATCAAGGAAGACGTCAAGCGCGGCATGGTCTTTTCGACCCTCAGGCCGTTCAAGTTCTTTTTTTATGAGAAATTCGGCTACGGCTACAGCGGGGACACCTGTTTTTTTTCCTTTTCGCCGGACAATATTAAAGAACTCCCCGTAGAAGGCGCAATGATACGATTCGAGGAAAAAGATTCACAACTCAAGGATGTATGGAATGTCCAGGATGAATGGGTAAAAAACTACACCTTCGGCATCACGGCAAAACATATCAGTTTAAAACAGATGATCGATGAACTCAATTTTCGCAAGCAGCATCTGTTTCTCTATTACAGGGACGGGACATGCAGGGGATATATCCTCCTTTCGTTGATAACGGCCGGCCAGTTTGAGATGAATATGCAGATAAGCAAAATGGCATGGACGGATCAGGACGCCTTTCGGGGTCTTATGACATTTATCCGTACCCACAAGGATCAATGCAAAGAAGCGAGATGTGTCCTTCCCGCAGATATTCCGCTTCATCTGGTCTTCAAAAATCCCCGTATATTACAGACCGTGAAAGCCGATCATATGGTACGTCCCCTCAATATCGAATACCTGCTTAAACTCAAACTCCAGGATAATCCCGTCAAATGCGGAGAGTTTTCCTTTGCAATCGAAGACCCGATTATTCCCCATAATACCGGTTCATATATCATCGAAAACAACCGGGTAATCAAACGGTCTTATGAAGAAGAGAATATCATCCCGTTGCATATTTTCTCGTCACTGCTCTTTGGAAGCTATTCGTTACAGGATGCCCAGCTTGCGGGATTAATCGGAGACGACTTCCCGGAGAATGCCCGTCTGCTTTTTACAAAAACTGGTTCCATTCATTTGAGCGAGTTTTTTTAA